In the Sediminibacter sp. Hel_I_10 genome, one interval contains:
- a CDS encoding helix-turn-helix domain-containing protein yields the protein MNNPFEALEKRLSSIETLLIDIKQKPLQKENTDPLLDFLEKEKAMEVLGVSHTTLWRWEKAGKLVSRGIGSKRYYSRSEIMSVLEPNK from the coding sequence ATGAATAATCCATTTGAAGCTTTAGAGAAAAGGCTATCTAGTATCGAAACACTACTAATTGATATTAAGCAAAAGCCATTACAAAAAGAGAATACAGATCCATTACTCGACTTTCTTGAAAAGGAGAAAGCAATGGAAGTTTTAGGAGTTTCTCACACTACTCTTTGGCGTTGGGAAAAAGCAGGTAAACTTGTAAGTCGCGGAATCGGATCCAAACGATACTATAGCCGCTCCGAAATTATGAGCGTTCTCGAACCAAATAAATGA
- a CDS encoding PD-(D/E)XK nuclease family protein, translating to MTSFIHDIIVFLREKNVDISTVTFILPSKRAGLFLKETISNLTETSIFAPSIVSIEEFVEDVSGFTTVSNSELLFEFYDSYLKHTPKANVESFDKFSKWAQILIQDFNEIDRYLIEPSRVFEYLSAIKDIENQHWSLDEAPTAYVKNYLLFWKRLKFYYQDLKNSLQEKKRGYQGMVYKEAVAQLHLYIKQNPSTKHIFVGFNALNACEETIIQNLLNRELAEIYWDIDEQFIKNPIHEAGLFIRAHQKKWRYFENNPLQWITTHYTEEKHIEIIGAPKNVGQIKHVGELLSKLQDQNIDLKKTALVLGDETLLLPLLNSLPSSIEHVNITMGLPIQFTPLASLFETLFRAHQLKSDRWYYKDIIGLLSHHYVKPLFETTSTNGADALVNYIQDHNITYATADQLKLWTTSNDSDIDLLFGSWEDTPKRAIAKCLELIYKLKHYFDNDQTKYQLPLEYLYKFYTIFNELDRLNGEFEHLNSIQVLYGLYKELMKNETLDFRGEPLQGLQIMGMLETRVLDFETVILTSVNEGILPAGKSNNSFIPFDVKLENKLPTYKEKDAVYGYHFYRLLQRAKNIYILYNTEPDVLKGGEKSRFITQLMIENIHNIKHYVVSPKVPVIATQLEHIKKTPEVLKGIQRLAEKGFSPSSLTNYIRNPMDFYLDKILGISKFEDVEENVALNTLGTVIHNTLEDFYAPFVGRFITIKDVQQMKQQIHDTVNLHFKKEYKSGDITKGKNLIIYEIAKRYVTNFLNLEITDLKQGNAIKIIAIEADNKVPLYVESIDKTVILRGKVDRVDEYNGTTRIIDYKTGRVEPGKVEIVEWDDILTDYDKYSKSFQVLTYAYMMFKSSQIQLPVEAGIISFKSLSSGFMKFATKPSTYSRKKDQLISEETLDAFEIQLKLLISEIFNPEIDFIEKPLE from the coding sequence ATGACAAGTTTTATTCATGATATTATAGTATTCCTAAGAGAGAAAAATGTTGATATCTCAACAGTTACGTTTATTCTTCCTAGTAAACGGGCAGGTCTTTTTTTAAAAGAGACCATTTCTAATCTTACAGAGACCTCAATTTTTGCTCCGTCTATAGTATCTATAGAAGAATTTGTAGAAGACGTTTCCGGTTTTACAACGGTATCAAACTCAGAGCTACTGTTTGAGTTTTATGATAGCTACTTAAAACATACACCTAAAGCCAATGTCGAATCTTTCGATAAATTTTCAAAATGGGCACAAATCCTTATTCAGGATTTTAATGAGATTGATCGGTATTTAATAGAGCCGTCTCGTGTTTTTGAGTATCTGTCTGCCATTAAAGATATCGAGAACCAGCATTGGTCATTAGATGAAGCTCCAACAGCATACGTAAAAAACTACCTCCTCTTTTGGAAACGGTTAAAATTCTATTATCAGGACCTTAAAAATTCGCTTCAAGAGAAAAAAAGAGGCTATCAAGGTATGGTTTATAAAGAGGCCGTAGCTCAACTGCATTTATATATTAAGCAAAACCCATCTACTAAACATATTTTTGTGGGGTTTAATGCACTAAATGCCTGTGAGGAAACTATTATTCAAAACCTATTAAATCGTGAATTAGCTGAAATATACTGGGATATTGATGAGCAATTTATAAAAAATCCTATCCATGAGGCCGGACTATTTATAAGAGCACATCAAAAAAAATGGCGCTATTTTGAGAACAATCCGTTACAATGGATCACGACACATTATACTGAAGAGAAACATATCGAAATCATTGGTGCTCCAAAAAATGTGGGGCAAATTAAACACGTCGGTGAGCTATTATCAAAATTGCAAGATCAAAATATTGACTTAAAAAAGACAGCTCTAGTACTAGGTGATGAAACGTTACTATTACCCTTGTTAAACTCTTTACCCTCATCAATAGAGCATGTGAATATAACCATGGGATTGCCCATACAATTTACCCCTTTAGCATCACTGTTTGAGACGCTTTTTAGAGCTCATCAATTAAAATCTGATAGATGGTATTACAAAGACATTATTGGCCTGCTTTCCCATCATTACGTAAAACCCTTATTTGAAACCACATCCACTAACGGCGCAGATGCTTTAGTCAACTATATTCAAGATCATAATATCACCTATGCCACAGCAGACCAACTCAAATTATGGACCACCTCTAATGACTCTGATATTGATCTTTTATTTGGATCTTGGGAGGATACCCCAAAACGAGCCATAGCCAAGTGCTTAGAACTCATTTATAAATTAAAGCATTACTTCGATAATGATCAGACCAAGTATCAGTTACCATTAGAATATCTCTATAAATTTTATACCATATTCAATGAGTTAGATCGGCTTAACGGTGAATTTGAGCATCTCAATAGCATTCAAGTATTATACGGCTTGTATAAGGAACTCATGAAAAATGAAACCCTAGATTTTAGGGGTGAACCATTACAAGGATTGCAAATTATGGGGATGTTAGAAACCCGGGTTTTGGATTTTGAAACGGTAATACTTACCTCTGTAAACGAAGGCATCTTACCAGCAGGCAAAAGCAATAATTCGTTTATTCCATTTGATGTTAAATTAGAAAACAAACTCCCCACCTATAAAGAAAAGGATGCTGTATATGGTTATCACTTTTACAGACTATTACAACGTGCCAAAAACATCTATATTCTATATAATACGGAGCCTGACGTTCTCAAAGGTGGAGAAAAGAGCAGATTTATAACTCAGTTAATGATAGAGAACATTCATAACATCAAACATTATGTTGTGTCCCCAAAAGTTCCCGTTATTGCAACCCAACTAGAACACATCAAAAAAACTCCAGAAGTTTTAAAAGGTATCCAGCGTTTAGCAGAAAAAGGATTCTCTCCATCTTCCTTGACAAACTATATTAGAAACCCCATGGATTTCTATCTTGATAAGATTTTGGGCATTTCAAAATTTGAGGATGTTGAAGAGAATGTCGCGCTAAATACACTAGGCACAGTCATCCACAACACTCTAGAGGATTTCTATGCACCATTTGTTGGTCGTTTTATCACGATTAAAGACGTTCAGCAGATGAAACAACAAATCCATGATACGGTTAACCTTCATTTTAAAAAAGAGTACAAATCTGGTGACATTACAAAAGGTAAAAATTTAATCATTTATGAAATTGCCAAACGTTATGTTACCAATTTTCTAAATCTAGAAATAACCGATTTAAAACAAGGCAACGCTATTAAAATTATAGCCATCGAAGCTGATAATAAGGTTCCGCTCTATGTAGAATCTATAGATAAAACAGTTATCCTGAGGGGTAAAGTAGATCGCGTAGATGAGTACAATGGTACCACACGCATTATCGATTATAAAACAGGCCGCGTAGAGCCAGGTAAGGTTGAAATTGTAGAATGGGATGATATCCTAACAGATTACGATAAGTATAGCAAAAGCTTTCAAGTGCTCACCTATGCCTATATGATGTTTAAAAGCAGTCAAATTCAACTTCCGGTAGAAGCGGGAATCATTTCGTTTAAGAGCTTAAGCAGCGGTTTTATGAAGTTTGCTACTAAGCCAAGTACTTATAGTAGAAAAAAAGATCAACTCATTTCAGAAGAGACCTTAGATGCTTTTGAAATTCAGTTAAAATTATTAATTTCTGAAATCTTTAATCCTGAAATTGATTTTATCGAAAAACCTTTGGAATGA
- a CDS encoding S9 family peptidase, which translates to MILKNQVLDRSSKKPILWDAFFKPNDLKKPLVIFCHGYKGFKDWGAWHLVADAFKEANCFFVKFNFSHNGGTMDHPIDFPDLEAFAENNYTKELDDLESILDHLLSKSLDFKNEIDRDDVTVIGHSRGGGISILKASEDSRITKLITWASVSDFGSRSSTSGDLDQWRKEGVKYVLNGRTKQEMPHNFQFYEDFKANEDRLFIEVAEKRLAIPHLIIHGEEDDSVPFSEAQQLHQWNSSSHLLPIENANHVFNSKHPWELHTLPPALDMVVEKTILFIKD; encoded by the coding sequence ATGATTCTTAAAAACCAAGTATTAGATCGCAGTTCTAAAAAGCCCATCCTTTGGGATGCCTTTTTTAAACCAAACGACTTAAAAAAACCTTTAGTCATTTTTTGCCATGGCTATAAAGGCTTTAAAGATTGGGGTGCATGGCATTTGGTGGCAGATGCTTTTAAGGAAGCCAATTGCTTCTTTGTGAAATTCAATTTCTCCCATAATGGCGGCACCATGGATCATCCTATAGATTTTCCAGACCTAGAAGCTTTCGCAGAAAACAATTACACCAAAGAATTAGACGATCTAGAATCAATTTTGGACCATTTATTATCGAAGTCCTTAGATTTTAAAAATGAAATTGACCGCGATGATGTTACCGTTATAGGTCACTCTAGGGGAGGAGGTATTTCAATACTCAAAGCTTCCGAAGATTCTAGAATAACCAAACTCATTACTTGGGCAAGCGTTTCAGATTTTGGAAGTAGATCTTCCACCTCAGGAGATTTGGATCAATGGCGAAAAGAGGGTGTGAAATATGTGCTCAACGGAAGGACAAAACAGGAAATGCCGCATAACTTTCAGTTTTATGAAGATTTCAAAGCCAATGAAGATCGCTTATTTATAGAAGTCGCAGAAAAACGTTTGGCGATACCTCATCTTATCATTCATGGGGAAGAGGATGATTCGGTTCCATTTTCCGAAGCTCAACAGTTGCATCAATGGAATAGCTCAAGTCACTTATTGCCAATTGAAAACGCTAACCATGTCTTTAACAGTAAGCATCCTTGGGAGCTACATACACTTCCTCCTGCTTTAGATATGGTCGTTGAAAAAACGATTCTATTTATTAAAGATTAG
- a CDS encoding phage integrase SAM-like domain-containing protein, with the protein MATLTYSYRSKKPVARLEIRLSFRIPGQNLHPKSGLEMPYSFYDRSRIEVYKEFWLDYKKGTKFKDASKLSIKHKIDSELHQATQYVLAELADTSLTIVDKKWLKSTMNRFYSSKKENGTDSIPKGIVDYFDYYLKSREHDSESLKKKYNTIKRKLIKFNPDLQIKDVGENFKNDFISWSKAEQYSKNTTQRDIRFIKTVIKNARIKGLEVNNEFELLRYDQEKTAKIYLNVDELENIKKVTDLPEYLKNARDWLLISCFTGQRISDFMRFDKGMLRSENGIRLLEFTQKKTQTNVSIPVLKQVDEILEERAGNFPRKISDQRYNEYIKKVCKKAGIIEKTKGKLSKNLSENKDTTKMRSISGYYSKWKLITSHIGRRSFATNYYGKIPTSFLINITGHSTEKQFLEYISKGQKDLALDSYKYFQDLN; encoded by the coding sequence TTGGCAACACTTACATACTCCTATCGGTCAAAAAAACCCGTAGCGCGTCTTGAAATTAGACTTTCATTTCGTATTCCTGGTCAAAATCTGCATCCTAAAAGCGGTTTGGAAATGCCGTATTCTTTTTATGATAGATCTAGAATAGAGGTTTATAAGGAATTTTGGCTCGATTATAAAAAAGGCACGAAGTTCAAAGACGCATCTAAATTGTCTATAAAGCATAAGATCGACTCAGAGCTTCACCAAGCCACTCAATATGTTCTAGCCGAATTGGCAGACACATCTTTAACGATCGTTGATAAGAAGTGGCTCAAATCGACAATGAATCGATTTTACAGCTCCAAAAAAGAAAATGGAACTGATTCTATCCCTAAAGGTATCGTTGATTATTTTGATTATTATCTGAAGTCTCGAGAACATGATAGCGAGTCCCTGAAGAAAAAGTACAATACGATTAAGCGAAAGCTCATTAAATTCAACCCGGATCTTCAGATAAAAGATGTCGGAGAAAACTTCAAAAATGATTTCATTAGCTGGTCAAAAGCTGAACAATATTCTAAAAACACGACACAGAGAGATATTCGGTTTATCAAAACCGTAATAAAAAATGCTAGGATTAAAGGACTTGAAGTCAATAATGAATTTGAACTTTTACGATACGATCAGGAAAAGACGGCTAAAATATATCTAAATGTTGATGAACTCGAGAATATAAAAAAAGTTACTGATCTACCTGAATATCTTAAAAATGCTAGAGATTGGCTTTTGATTAGCTGCTTTACTGGCCAGAGGATTTCTGATTTCATGAGATTTGATAAAGGCATGTTACGTTCTGAGAACGGAATACGGCTTTTAGAGTTTACACAAAAAAAGACGCAAACTAATGTCTCTATTCCAGTTCTGAAACAAGTTGATGAGATATTGGAGGAAAGAGCAGGAAATTTTCCTAGAAAAATTAGTGATCAGCGCTATAATGAATATATCAAAAAAGTTTGCAAGAAAGCAGGAATTATAGAAAAGACCAAAGGCAAGTTGTCTAAAAACTTATCAGAAAATAAAGACACTACCAAAATGAGATCTATATCAGGATATTACTCAAAATGGAAACTTATCACGAGCCATATTGGGCGCCGCAGCTTTGCCACTAATTACTACGGAAAGATACCAACATCATTTCTAATTAACATTACTGGCCATAGCACCGAAAAACAATTCCTCGAGTACATTTCTAAAGGTCAAAAGGATCTAGCTTTGGATTCTTACAAATATTTTCAAGACCTGAATTAA
- a CDS encoding OmpA family protein, which produces MKNLSRLCLAMLLLLCFNVNAQDENNPWKITIGANAVDLYPVGEDAPLGDYFDEYFNATDHYNILPSLSTVSVSKYLSSGFSLTAQGSINEIDKVGDSSADDLSYYAVDGTISYSFRDLVNGPGGWFDPYLGVGGGYTWVDEIGAGTLNGTVGINFWLSDNIGITAQSSYKHAFEDYLPKHFQHSVGLSIAFGGTDTDGDGVYDKDDACPDVPGLEAFNGCPDSDNDGIEDSKDDCPNEAGLAEFNGCPDSDNDGVPDNKDECPTEAGLKNLNGCPDADGDGVADKDDKCPNEKGPAANEGCPWPDTDGDGILDKDDKCPNEAGTVANNGCPEVKPTAEVMKQLNEYARTILFETGKASFQKETDGVLQAMVAILKEYPQASFAIEGHTDSVGSEKTNELLSDRRANAVMDYLVAKGIDQDRLTAKGYGESNPIASNKTAAGRKNNRRVEVKLK; this is translated from the coding sequence ATGAAAAATCTTAGCAGATTATGTTTGGCGATGTTGCTCTTATTGTGCTTCAATGTCAATGCACAAGATGAAAACAATCCATGGAAAATCACAATTGGTGCTAACGCAGTGGATTTATACCCAGTTGGAGAAGATGCTCCTCTAGGTGATTACTTCGATGAATATTTCAATGCAACTGATCACTATAACATTTTACCGTCTTTATCTACGGTATCTGTATCGAAGTATTTAAGTAGCGGTTTCTCTTTAACTGCACAAGGATCTATCAACGAAATTGATAAAGTTGGAGATTCTTCTGCTGATGATTTATCATACTACGCTGTTGATGGAACGATCTCTTACAGTTTTAGAGATCTAGTTAATGGTCCTGGTGGATGGTTTGATCCTTACTTAGGAGTAGGTGGTGGTTACACTTGGGTTGACGAGATTGGTGCTGGTACCCTTAATGGTACTGTTGGTATCAACTTCTGGTTATCTGATAACATTGGTATCACTGCACAATCTTCTTACAAACATGCTTTTGAAGATTACTTACCTAAACATTTCCAACATTCTGTAGGACTTTCTATCGCTTTCGGTGGAACTGATACAGATGGTGACGGTGTATATGACAAAGATGATGCTTGTCCAGATGTTCCTGGTTTAGAAGCATTCAACGGATGTCCAGATTCTGATAACGATGGTATCGAAGATTCTAAAGATGATTGTCCTAATGAAGCTGGTTTAGCTGAATTTAACGGTTGTCCAGATTCTGATAACGATGGTGTTCCAGATAATAAAGATGAGTGCCCAACAGAAGCTGGTCTTAAAAACTTAAACGGTTGTCCAGATGCTGACGGAGATGGTGTTGCTGATAAAGATGACAAATGTCCTAACGAAAAAGGTCCTGCTGCTAACGAAGGTTGCCCATGGCCAGATACTGACGGTGACGGCATCTTAGATAAAGATGATAAATGTCCTAACGAAGCTGGTACTGTTGCAAACAATGGTTGCCCAGAAGTTAAGCCAACAGCTGAAGTAATGAAGCAGTTGAATGAGTATGCTAGAACCATCTTGTTCGAAACTGGTAAAGCGTCTTTCCAAAAAGAAACTGACGGTGTATTGCAAGCAATGGTTGCTATCTTGAAAGAATATCCTCAAGCTAGCTTCGCTATCGAAGGTCATACTGACAGTGTTGGTTCAGAAAAAACTAACGAATTGTTATCTGACAGAAGAGCAAACGCTGTTATGGATTACTTAGTTGCTAAAGGTATCGATCAAGATAGATTGACTGCTAAAGGTTACGGAGAATCTAATCCAATTGCATCTAACAAGACTGCTGCTGGTAGAAAAAACAACAGACGTGTTGAAGTGAAATTGAAATAA
- a CDS encoding hybrid sensor histidine kinase/response regulator, with translation MKLHCLVLLLMSLGIYAQDAPFDPEVSKGQLYEYASFANVGDAQLSVEEFMESTDYEYQNLNSENHSVGFTSDLFWVHFKIENSSNQNKTYYLETARPITDKADLYQVSESTIQTFKSGDQIAFSERQVKHRLTIFKLEVPQQSVQEFYLNLQSDGETINMPLDLYDQASFWMVNYKQQLFLGLFYGLLFIAGIIYLFFYHSLSEKTFLYYGLYVFSIGFMQASIDGLIFQYVLPSGGFINSRAVMITALLSTFFLLKYCEHFLKVSTQLRGFRNVYNGIYISSGLLFAMVFISPKTLELTYPLSNLNGLVSLVLILTTIFALRKKRLPIDNFFLLGIFFLVVGLFGFVMNNLSLLPNNFYTLNSAKFGSGLEIVFLSLSMTNLIRKLRQDNEKAQALALRKSEEISGLKSYFMSNISHELRTPINAIMGIAELELSDLDNSKEDRKKYQLIKNASLSLLSNVNDILDFEKIEKSELILKTESFNPSIVLNQISDNWKSEARLKGLDYKFEMDHDIPTTAVGDSERFVQIINNVLGNAVKFTDKGQVRFKLKCLNQPDSTCRFSIQVSDTGIGIDMDKQKDVFDSFNQMRLDHKRKFGGVGLGLTITKHLVKLFEGTLRIESTKNEGTTVFIDISLKYIPKSNIIPANQTDKTEQHVLIVEDNKLNQMVMRQLLKSADHISFAVVNNGKEALEALQKDVYDLVLMDLQMPIMDGYEATKIIRSGQLGDTIGNIPIIAVTADAMQETRKRVLELGMNDYLTKPVNKELLLQKMESCQSPITLKIA, from the coding sequence ATGAAACTACATTGCCTTGTTTTATTATTGATGAGCCTTGGTATTTATGCTCAAGATGCGCCTTTTGATCCAGAAGTGAGCAAAGGTCAACTTTACGAATATGCCAGTTTTGCAAATGTTGGTGATGCTCAACTTTCCGTAGAAGAATTTATGGAGAGTACTGATTATGAGTACCAAAACCTTAATTCTGAGAACCACAGTGTAGGATTTACATCAGATCTTTTTTGGGTACATTTTAAAATCGAAAACAGTTCAAACCAGAATAAGACTTATTATCTCGAGACCGCCAGACCTATAACCGATAAAGCTGATTTATACCAAGTATCGGAGTCTACTATTCAAACTTTTAAAAGTGGCGACCAAATTGCTTTTAGTGAAAGACAGGTTAAGCATAGACTTACCATTTTTAAATTGGAAGTGCCACAACAGTCGGTTCAAGAATTCTATTTAAATCTTCAAAGTGATGGGGAAACTATAAATATGCCTTTAGATCTTTATGACCAAGCCTCTTTTTGGATGGTCAATTATAAGCAGCAGTTATTTTTAGGATTGTTCTATGGTTTGTTATTTATAGCAGGTATTATTTATCTGTTCTTTTATCACAGCTTATCAGAAAAGACGTTTTTGTACTACGGGCTTTATGTGTTCTCCATTGGGTTTATGCAAGCATCGATTGATGGTCTTATTTTTCAATATGTATTGCCGAGCGGTGGATTTATTAATAGTCGGGCAGTTATGATTACGGCTTTACTATCTACTTTTTTTTTATTAAAGTATTGTGAGCATTTCTTAAAGGTCTCCACTCAACTTCGTGGTTTTAGAAATGTTTATAATGGTATCTATATATCATCGGGACTGTTGTTTGCCATGGTCTTTATAAGCCCTAAGACCTTGGAGTTAACATATCCTTTAAGTAACCTCAATGGGTTAGTGAGTTTAGTACTCATATTAACAACCATTTTTGCACTGCGTAAAAAACGACTGCCAATTGATAACTTTTTTTTGCTTGGTATTTTCTTTCTCGTGGTAGGTCTCTTCGGCTTTGTAATGAACAACCTTAGTCTCTTACCAAACAATTTTTACACGCTAAATAGCGCGAAGTTTGGCTCTGGATTGGAGATTGTTTTTCTATCCTTATCAATGACAAATTTGATAAGAAAATTACGGCAGGATAATGAAAAGGCACAAGCACTTGCTCTACGAAAGTCTGAGGAAATCAGCGGACTGAAATCCTATTTTATGTCAAATATTAGTCATGAGTTAAGAACTCCAATAAATGCCATTATGGGTATTGCAGAGCTAGAGTTGAGCGACCTAGATAATTCTAAGGAAGACAGAAAAAAATACCAATTGATCAAAAACGCGTCCTTAAGTCTGCTTAGTAACGTTAACGATATTTTGGACTTTGAGAAAATCGAAAAAAGTGAATTAATTCTTAAAACAGAGAGTTTCAATCCTTCCATTGTGTTGAACCAAATAAGCGATAATTGGAAGTCTGAAGCCCGCCTTAAAGGATTGGATTATAAGTTTGAAATGGATCATGACATCCCCACAACAGCCGTTGGCGACTCAGAGAGATTTGTTCAAATTATTAATAATGTATTGGGAAACGCGGTGAAGTTTACAGATAAGGGGCAAGTTCGGTTCAAGCTAAAATGTTTAAACCAACCAGATAGTACTTGTAGGTTTTCTATACAAGTATCAGATACTGGGATTGGTATCGATATGGACAAACAGAAGGATGTTTTTGACAGCTTTAACCAAATGCGTTTAGATCATAAAAGAAAATTTGGCGGTGTTGGTCTGGGCTTAACCATAACAAAACACCTCGTAAAGCTTTTTGAAGGTACGCTTAGAATAGAGAGCACAAAAAATGAAGGAACCACAGTTTTTATAGACATCAGTCTTAAATATATTCCTAAAAGCAACATCATCCCTGCAAACCAAACCGATAAAACCGAACAGCATGTGTTGATTGTGGAGGATAATAAACTCAATCAAATGGTGATGAGACAGCTGCTTAAAAGCGCAGATCATATCAGTTTTGCAGTTGTAAATAATGGCAAAGAAGCCCTTGAGGCACTTCAGAAAGATGTTTATGATCTTGTGTTGATGGATTTACAGATGCCCATCATGGATGGCTATGAAGCCACCAAAATTATTAGAAGTGGTCAACTAGGAGATACTATTGGAAACATCCCAATTATAGCAGTCACGGCAGATGCCATGCAAGAGACCAGAAAACGGGTCTTAGAATTAGGCATGAATGACTATTTGACCAAACCGGTAAATAAAGAACTATTGCTACAAAAAATGGAGTCTTGTCAATCTCCCATAACGCTTAAAATTGCCTAA
- the kbl gene encoding glycine C-acetyltransferase: MYGSIQQHLQNEIESIKNDGLFKEERIITSPQGAEITLNTGEKVLNFCANNYLGLSSHPEVVQAAKDTLDSHGFGMSSVRFICGTQDIHKTLEKKIAEFYGTEDTILYAAAFDANGGIFEPLLGKEDAIISDSLNHASIIDGVRLCKAARYRYKNNDMADLETQLKSANESGARHKIIVTDGVFSMDGLLAPLDMICDLADKYDAMVMIDECHATGFIGETGIGTLEEKGVLGRIDIITGTLGKAMGGAMGGYTTAKKEIIEILRQRSRPYLFSNSLAPAIVGASIKVFDMLMHDTSLRDTLQENTLYFKKGMKDAGFDIIDGDSAIVPVMLYDAKLSQSMAKMLLEEGIYVIGFFFPVVPKEKARIRVQLSAAHTKEHLDKAIQAFIKVGEKLEVI, from the coding sequence ATGTACGGATCAATTCAACAACACTTACAAAACGAAATAGAGTCTATAAAAAATGACGGTCTTTTTAAAGAGGAACGTATTATAACCTCTCCTCAAGGCGCAGAAATCACTTTAAATACAGGAGAAAAAGTATTGAACTTTTGTGCGAATAATTATTTAGGACTTTCATCACATCCAGAAGTAGTGCAAGCAGCAAAGGACACTTTAGACTCCCATGGTTTTGGGATGTCTTCCGTACGTTTTATTTGTGGCACACAAGACATTCATAAAACTTTAGAGAAAAAGATTGCTGAATTCTATGGCACAGAAGACACCATATTATATGCCGCTGCTTTTGATGCTAACGGCGGTATTTTTGAGCCTTTGTTAGGAAAAGAAGATGCCATCATTTCAGATTCGCTTAATCATGCTTCTATTATTGATGGGGTAAGGTTATGTAAGGCTGCTCGTTACCGTTATAAAAATAATGACATGGCCGATTTGGAAACTCAGTTAAAGTCGGCTAATGAAAGTGGCGCCAGACACAAGATTATTGTTACTGATGGTGTGTTTTCAATGGATGGTCTTTTAGCGCCTTTAGATATGATTTGTGATCTTGCCGATAAGTATGATGCTATGGTCATGATAGATGAATGTCACGCTACAGGCTTTATTGGAGAAACCGGAATAGGTACTCTAGAAGAAAAAGGAGTCTTGGGAAGAATTGATATCATCACAGGCACCTTAGGTAAGGCTATGGGTGGTGCTATGGGTGGCTATACCACAGCAAAAAAAGAAATTATTGAGATTTTGAGACAGCGTTCTAGACCTTATTTATTCTCAAATTCTTTGGCACCAGCCATTGTTGGAGCCTCTATTAAAGTTTTTGACATGCTCATGCATGATACAAGTTTAAGAGACACCCTCCAAGAAAATACACTTTATTTCAAAAAGGGCATGAAAGACGCTGGCTTTGACATCATTGATGGTGATTCAGCAATAGTCCCTGTAATGCTCTATGATGCCAAGCTCTCTCAATCTATGGCCAAAATGTTGTTGGAAGAAGGAATTTATGTAATTGGTTTCTTTTTTCCTGTAGTTCCAAAAGAGAAAGCTAGAATACGCGTACAACTATCTGCAGCCCATACAAAGGAACATTTAGATAAAGCCATTCAAGCCTTTATCAAAGTAGGTGAAAAATTGGAGGTTATTTAA